One genomic segment of Manis pentadactyla isolate mManPen7 chromosome 1, mManPen7.hap1, whole genome shotgun sequence includes these proteins:
- the GPX1 gene encoding glutathione peroxidase 1 isoform X2, whose protein sequence is MCPRRAAWAVAASGGAAPSRLAGGRKGRAGPCQGWRPEAAASTARSPRFRPIPLASAAPAMCAAAALRSVYAFSARPLAGGEPVSLSSLRGKVLLIENVASLUGTTVRDYTQMNELQRRLGPRGLVVLGFPCNQFGHQVPARAPAGERPGRGDPALAAARAPRRRLRARLRALREVRGERRGRAPALRLPAGGPARALRRRRGAHDRPQAHHLVARVPQRRRLEL, encoded by the exons ATGTGCCCGCGCCGCGCGGCCTGGGCGGTGGCCGCATCCGGCGGAGCCGCGCCCTCCCGCCTCGCGGGTGGCCGGAAGGGGCGGGCCGGGCCGTGCCAGGGCTGGCGGCCGGAAGCGGCCGCCTCCACAGCGCGCAGTCCGCGTTTCCGGCCCATACCGCTCGCCTCCGCCGCTCCCGCCATGTGCGCCGCCGCAGCGCTCCGCTCCGTGTACGCCTTCTCGGCGCGTCCGCTGGCCGGCGGGGAGCCCGTGAGCCTGAGCTCGCTGCGCGGCAAGGTGCTGCTCATCGAGAATGTGGCGTCGCTCTGAGGCACCACGGTGCGCGACTACACGCAGATGAACGAGCTGCAGCGGCGCCTCGGGCCCCGGGGCCTGGTGGTGCTCGGCTTCCCGTGCAACCAGTTCGGGCATCAGGTGC CGGCCCGCGCGCCCGCAGGAGAACGGCCAGGGCGAGGAGATCCTGCGCTCGCTGCAGCACGTGCGCCCCGGCGGCGGCTTCGAGCCCGGCTTCGCGCTCTTCGAGAAGTGCGAGGTGAACGGCGCGGGCGCGCACCCGCTCTTCGCCTTCCTGCGGGAGGCCCTGCCCGCGCCCTGCGACGACGCCGTGGCGCTCATGACCGACCCCAAGCTCATCACCTGGTCGCCCGTGTGCCGCAGCGACGTCGCCTGGAACTTTGA
- the GPX1 gene encoding glutathione peroxidase 1 isoform X1, which translates to MCPRRAAWAVAASGGAAPSRLAGGRKGRAGPCQGWRPEAAASTARSPRFRPIPLASAAPAMCAAAALRSVYAFSARPLAGGEPVSLSSLRGKVLLIENVASLUGTTVRDYTQMNELQRRLGPRGLVVLGFPCNQFGHQENGQGEEILRSLQHVRPGGGFEPGFALFEKCEVNGAGAHPLFAFLREALPAPCDDAVALMTDPKLITWSPVCRSDVAWNFEKFLVGPDGVPVRRYSRRFPTIDIEPDIEALLPAVPGCA; encoded by the exons ATGTGCCCGCGCCGCGCGGCCTGGGCGGTGGCCGCATCCGGCGGAGCCGCGCCCTCCCGCCTCGCGGGTGGCCGGAAGGGGCGGGCCGGGCCGTGCCAGGGCTGGCGGCCGGAAGCGGCCGCCTCCACAGCGCGCAGTCCGCGTTTCCGGCCCATACCGCTCGCCTCCGCCGCTCCCGCCATGTGCGCCGCCGCAGCGCTCCGCTCCGTGTACGCCTTCTCGGCGCGTCCGCTGGCCGGCGGGGAGCCCGTGAGCCTGAGCTCGCTGCGCGGCAAGGTGCTGCTCATCGAGAATGTGGCGTCGCTCTGAGGCACCACGGTGCGCGACTACACGCAGATGAACGAGCTGCAGCGGCGCCTCGGGCCCCGGGGCCTGGTGGTGCTCGGCTTCCCGTGCAACCAGTTCGGGCATCAG GAGAACGGCCAGGGCGAGGAGATCCTGCGCTCGCTGCAGCACGTGCGCCCCGGCGGCGGCTTCGAGCCCGGCTTCGCGCTCTTCGAGAAGTGCGAGGTGAACGGCGCGGGCGCGCACCCGCTCTTCGCCTTCCTGCGGGAGGCCCTGCCCGCGCCCTGCGACGACGCCGTGGCGCTCATGACCGACCCCAAGCTCATCACCTGGTCGCCCGTGTGCCGCAGCGACGTCGCCTGGAACTTTGAGAAGTTCCTGGTGGGGCCGGACGGGGTGCCTGTGCGCAGGTACAGCCGCCGCTTCCCCACCATCGACATCGAGCCCGACATCGAAGCCCTGCTGCCCGCGGTTCCCGGCTGTGCCTAG